In the genome of Chitinivibrionales bacterium, the window AGTCCCGGAGTCATCACTGATAAAACTTGGAACAATGGGTGAATACGGGGCACCGCTAACCGGACGCCCAATATTTGAAGGGATCTTCCCTGGAGACGCTGTATTAAAATGGGGGGATCGTGAATGGAGCCTTGGAGGCGAACTTACTCCACGAGATCCTGTGAGCTTTTACCATGTCAGCAAAGTGCAGGATACGTTTAATGCGTATGAAGCTTGCAAGTATTGGTGGCTCCGTTCCTATGATGTTATGCAGGGGGTAATTTATGGGGTGCATACTAATGAAGTTGCTTCTGACCCAAGATTAAGAACCCGTTTTGATATCGATGAATGGTTCGGGACTGCGATTAATCGATTCGTATCTCAAGCTATTGTTGGTATACCCTTATCTATTTACGGAAAAGGAAAACAGGTGAGAAGTTTCATCGCACTTCGTGATGCAATGCAATGCATGGTCCGCCTTATCTGTTCGCCTCCCGAGCCTGGGCAGTATGATGTTGTAAATCAGATGACCGGTTTTTATGAATTGCGGCAGCTTGCCGAAACAGTCGCGAAAATCGGTAAGAAGGAATTCGGGCTCAAGCCGAAAATGCAGCGATTACAAAATCCGCGTGTAGAAGCGGATGACCATCCTTTTGAACCGCTTTTTGATAAACTGCCTGAGCAGTTCGGTCTGAAGTCGGAAGCATCACTGGAAGAGGAAGTGTACGAAATGTTCAAGCTTCTCTCGCAGCCTGAGATAAAAGCGCGTATTGAAGAAAAGCGGCATGTTATACTCCCCAAGACCACATGGGGCGGCCAGAAGAGGCAAATGGAAATACTCGAAGAATGGGAAATGTGATATCTCGACAGCAGGATTGATATAATGATATTAAAAGATAATAATTTCAATAGCGAAGTAATTGAATCTGAAATACCTGTTCTGGTTGATTTCTGGGCTTCATGGTGTCCTCCGTGTAAAATGATTGAACCGGTTGTTGAAAAACTCGCCGCCAGATTTGTGGATAAGGTAAAAATAGCAACGATGAATGTAGATCAAAACCAGGTGGCGGCTGCCAGGTATTCGGTTAACGGGGTCCCCACATTTATTGCGTTTGCAAACGGTGACGAGATAGAGAGAAAAGTTGGCGCCCAGACCGAAGCGACGCTTGTTGAAATGATCAATACGGCATTGCAAGCGCATAACCGAAATGACACTAATTCATGAATATATTAATTACAGGAGGAGCGGGTTTCATAGGTGCTAATCTGGTTGAACACCTTTGCAAAAGAGATGATATTCAGCAGATAATTCTTTTCGATAATCTTGTTAAATGCAGTATCGGCTATATAAAAAGCATTACAGGATTATCTTTTGATGATTCCTGTGTAGGGAAAGACCAGGGTATTTTCAGGTATGGGCATACAGTCAACATAAAAATAATTACAGCAGATATTCGTGATATTGATGCGCTGATAAATGCAAGCTGCAATATCGATGCAATAATACATCTTGCTGCCTACACAGAAGTAGTAAAGTCGGTAAAAAATCCATTAGAGTCGTATTCAATCAATATAGACGGTACGATCAATGTGCTTGAAGCGGCTCGGGTGAATTCAATAAAAAGACTGGTCCTCGCATCATCAAACGCGGCTGTTGGTGAAAAGCCTGCAGCTATCGATGAAAGAGCACTTCCCCGTCCTCTGTCCCCATACGGCGCAGCTAAATTATGCGGCGAAGCATTATGCAGTGCTTATGCCAACTGCTATGGAATCGCAACAACA includes:
- a CDS encoding NAD-dependent epimerase/dehydratase family protein — encoded protein: MKNSQKTCWNCPAVDFKGNVDFRACGQSTVNQEKLMNDPSGGQVMVECKRRRDLGLYDPTSITFEDCPQWEKSEYGYKLKNMKVMILGMDGYLGWPLALKLGKLGFNVSGVDCYYRRDWVAEKGSHTAVPITRMSERIRSAREVLDIDLNFRRFDILDRSRLKEFIDEVKPEAIIHYAECPSAPYSMVDVDHAIWVQKNNVLGSLGLLFTMKELVPESSLIKLGTMGEYGAPLTGRPIFEGIFPGDAVLKWGDREWSLGGELTPRDPVSFYHVSKVQDTFNAYEACKYWWLRSYDVMQGVIYGVHTNEVASDPRLRTRFDIDEWFGTAINRFVSQAIVGIPLSIYGKGKQVRSFIALRDAMQCMVRLICSPPEPGQYDVVNQMTGFYELRQLAETVAKIGKKEFGLKPKMQRLQNPRVEADDHPFEPLFDKLPEQFGLKSEASLEEEVYEMFKLLSQPEIKARIEEKRHVILPKTTWGGQKRQMEILEEWEM
- the trxA gene encoding thioredoxin, which codes for MILKDNNFNSEVIESEIPVLVDFWASWCPPCKMIEPVVEKLAARFVDKVKIATMNVDQNQVAAARYSVNGVPTFIAFANGDEIERKVGAQTEATLVEMINTALQAHNRNDTNS
- a CDS encoding NAD-dependent epimerase/dehydratase family protein; translated protein: MNILITGGAGFIGANLVEHLCKRDDIQQIILFDNLVKCSIGYIKSITGLSFDDSCVGKDQGIFRYGHTVNIKIITADIRDIDALINASCNIDAIIHLAAYTEVVKSVKNPLESYSINIDGTINVLEAARVNSIKRLVLASSNAAVGEKPAAIDERALPRPLSPYGAAKLCGEALCSAYANCYGIATTCLRFANAYGKYSDHKTSVVAKMMKELLKGDDLLIYGDGSQTRDFINAYDIARAIWLSLKRDKGFEIFQVASGKETSITELVDILRRVTGKDATVGHVAPRTGEIKRNYSAIAKIKEQLGFEPEIELENGIAVLYEYFKEKYSPQA